From the Ursus arctos isolate Adak ecotype North America unplaced genomic scaffold, UrsArc2.0 scaffold_9, whole genome shotgun sequence genome, the window GCGCCCCCGCCTAGAGAATGATAACCCAGAGGAAAGGGGAGCCTGCTCTGCCTTAGAACTCTATTATACTCTCAAGGAGTTTAATTTTGAGCGTCAAAACCCCCAAGCGGGTGGATTGGGGAAGTGGTTTCTGGAGAAAAGATGCGCAGGGGAAAGCAGGGAACTCTAGGCCGTCCTcgcttgtttaaaaataaataaataaataaataaataaataaataaaaataaaggataccGACTCTCCCTTGGCTTACTCCACTCACCCTGGGGGCCCCGGCTGCTCTGCGGTGTTAAGTGTCAGTGCGCAGTCTGCATCGGGGGTTCCTTCCTGGGCTTCTCCGAATACGCTTTGTTGCCCGGGAACAGCAGGAGAGGGGCCGTCTCTGCACGGAGGTGGGATCGGCCCAGCTCTCAGGGACCTTGGCTTGTGACTCTTTCCCTTGCCAGCTGTGtaatttgggcaagttacttaactgctCTGGGCCTCCTCTCAACTCTAAAATGCACATACGGTTCTCAGAGGAGTTGCGTTGTGGATTAAATGAGAGTGTAGGAATGCTTAGCCCGGTGCTCCCAGTAAGTGGTTGGTCGGTGGCTTCCGCCCCCTTCTACAGGGTGCTACTAAACGTGGCAGAGCCATGGGAGACCCAAGGGCTGACACCCAGGAACCCACAAGAGCCTCCGGGTTGATAGTTACCTGTCAGTTAGCACCTGTGTGTCTTGGGGAGGGTCAAAAACACGTATGTTTCCACATCTGGAAAGCAGAGCTTACCATGTCCACTTCACAAGAGTCTCCACGAGACTGGAATCAGATAACGAGAAagagccaggcacacagtaaggCCTTAGTCAACGCGGGTCTTCTTCCGTTCGCCTCTGAGCTGGAGGTTGCATCCAGAGGTGGCTCTATCAGACAGGGGAGACACTTGGAGTGTCTCCCAgagctgtggggggtggggggctcagggGTGGGAAATTTTATGTCCATCTtgcacagagagaaggaaatgggtCTGCTCTCTCTGAGGGACGCTGTCACGGAAAGCCACCAAAACGAAGAACTGTCTCGTGATTGAAGGTTCGGCCTGACCTTCCCAGAGTGTGGGTGGGAATCGAGGGGCAGGGGTGTGGCAGCTGGAGTGGGCATCCCAAGCCGTTTCTGGGAAGAAGTATCCAGAGATGACAGTTTCCGATGCAGTCAGAGACACAGTTAATTGGGGTCCGTTATGGGTTTCTTTATACCGTTCTTTCCTTAGTCTCCTACTGGGGCTCTCATTTACAGGCCTGGTTCTCTTTGCTTAGATTGGAGATTCTTGGATGAAAGATGACTGCTTCCACCGTGGTAACACTACCAGAAACCTGGATTTAAGTCCAGAGATATGGTGACCAAACAGctcacccttcccctccctccagtgCTCGAACAGGAGGGCAGAGTCTGTTCCTTCTGATTTCCAGATGTGCAATATAATGGCTGATTGCTAACAGAGGCCGCAGTATCAGTTTGCTTCCTCCCCACTCTCAGCAAGAATATTCGGTCGTCTGAGTTCGCACTTCGGAGATCAGCAGGAACAAGCTCTGAGAGCCTGGGCTGACCAGGGTGGTCATACTGAGCCGTTTACGTCCCACCAGTAAGGTGCCTGGAGTTTGGGAGGCTCTTGTCCCAACACCTGTGTctgtctgtttttcccttttagaGCCCGTCTACGTCCCCTTCCTCATTGTCGGCTCCATCTTCATTGCCTTCATCATCCTGGGCTCTTTAGTGGCTATTTATTGCTGCACCTGCTTGAGACCCAAGGAGCCCTCACAGCAGCCAATCCGCTTCTCACTCCGCAGCTACCAGACAGAGACCCTGCCCATGATCTTGACTTCCACAAGCCTCAGGGCACCTTCCAGGCAGTCCAGCACGGCCACCAGCTCCAGCTCCACCGGGGGCTCCATCCGCAGATTCTCCTTTGCCAGAGCGGAGCCGGGCTGCCTGGTGCCCTCACCGCCCCCACCTTACACCACGGGCCACCCAATCCACCTGACGCAGCCGTCTGGTTTCCTGGTGTCACCCCAGTACTTCGCTTACCCGCTCCAGCAGGAGCCCCCGCTGCCTGGGAAGAGCTGTCCGGACTTCAGTTCTAGCTGACAGGCCACCGCGATAAATCCAGCCGGTAGGACACCCGCAAGACAGGTGGAGGCCTGTCGCCATTGCCACAAGGACTTTCGGGGGGAATTTCCCTTGCACCCAGTACGGTCCTGGAGGCATGTGCTAGAAAATACAGCACCTTCTTCGTCCTACGCTTCCCGGCCCCAATCACAGGATGGGTGTGTTACAGAATTgctttctgcctttgaaaacatGGTGAttatcacatttcagtttgtgCTACTTTTACTCCAAATAGGCAGCAGTCGGACTGTAAAGTTGCAGGCTGGCTGGAGATGCATTATTGGACAGTTCAAGCTGTCCTGTTAGGAAGGGCCCACATGGTCTTTTTTCATTCTCAGTTGTTTAGTGAGTCATAATACAAATCTATACAtcaacaagcaaagaaaaacacCTGACGGTAATTATTgaaggttctttttaaaaaaactaacaacTCAGCAATCTGAGGGGACAGTCGAACAACCTATTTATGATTCGGGGAGCAGCCTAACCGTGAATAATATTAGCATTGTGAGAAcggttactttttaaattaataactaaattttgtttaaaatataagagCTTTTTCAGAATACAAGATTTCAGTAACCACATGAGGAGTATAAAGGTTTAAATATTTACTCAGCTATTCGTTGTAACACCGATCTTACGTAAGAGCATTTCCCCCACCCACTTGAGGGAATATTTATTGCAGACTTTTTGTTCAGCAACATTTAGTGTTTAAATGGAAGTTGGACAGTTGAGTCTTAAAAcctttatttgttaaatgagttatGTACAAATGTAAAGATTTGTAACTTAATGTATTTACCACAATTGACGGTACTAATTATTCAGTAGTCACACTgaaattttttatgttaataacTGTGGAGTTCAGAGTTCAGCTGGTGGTTACAGTCACCTAACATTATGCATCTGAAAGTGCCCCTGAATTCCACGTCTGACGATTACACATTTGGGCCTATATTCTGCTGgcttagaataaataaaatactttatgttTTTGTGAAACCCATTTGAAATTTTAGATCAAAGCgcttcattttatcttcttaatGATACTCTGCTACTCAATAAAAGGAAATGTCTTTACTTAGCACTTCATattttgaaatctaaaaaaaaaatcctacattgATTTTGAATTGCATTAAAAAGCTCTTTTCTGCATCAGGGCTTGtgaaaagcagggaaggaagtgaatttttatagatttaaagaTCGGGACATTTCTCATAAGAAtctggatttctggcttcttGGCACACTCGGAAGATGTGGCATGGAGGGTCCTTGTCCTGCCCTTTCAGACCAGCCACTTGCCATTCACCAGCCTCCTGCCTGGCCTCCCAACCTGGCCCAGTTCCCTCAATTCTGTAACATCCCTGGCCCCTGAGGGTGTTTGGGAACCCAGGTTTACATGAATTCACGCTACCATATGTCACCCTCAAtagctcttttcatttttattttttttaaaatacaatccactgttatttattttattttttaagtaaactctaagcccagcgtggggcttgaattcaggaccctgagatcaagagtcacatgctctaccaactgagaaAATCTCTTCTGATCTAAGAGAGTCATGTGGCCTTGCCACTTTGCTTTCCAGCTGAGGGAGCAAGTTCGAAATTCTGTGCCTTTGTCCAGTCTGATGGCAGAGGAGCTCTGACTTCTAGTCCCCTGCTTTTTCCCATGACTAAAATGGTGACTTCAGATATCCCATACTCaccaaaataattaagaaatgaaagcaggatagggagggagggaggaaggaagggaaggaggaaaggcttCCCAGTAACAGGATACATTTTTGGGCATGCTCTGAAGCCCTCCTACGTCATTAGACTGGTTTTATGCATGTTTGTTACGTAGTGCTCtcctgatatttttaaagttaatctcTACTGGGCTCTTATGAACCAAAAACTAtcctaaatatatatgtttacagatatatttatttattttagagagtgagagaacatggtggggaggagcagagggagtgggagagtcctaagcaggctctgtgctgagtgcagagcctgacgtggggctcgatctcaagaccctgagatcatgacctgagccaaaaacaagagttggatgcttaactgcgtcacccaggcatCCAAAATTATTGTCCATGTTTGTATGCGCTAACTCATCTTACCCTCCAAACAGGGAGGTATTTCAGTTCCTATCTTCTGGACTTGGAGGAGTGAGTAACTTGCCCTGGGCCCCATAGCTGGTCAGTCCTGGAGCTGTGTGCAAAATCAGATTCGAACAGCAAGGGGACACCTGCGGGGAGGTTTTGACATTTCTGTGCATGGAATTCCGTGTGGAGGAAAGCATGAAGCCCAGTTCCTCTCTCTAAAGCAGCGACTGTCCACTCTGTTGGGCCCGGCGAGCTCTCCTTAGAGCAAACATGTTGTGCCATCCGTTTATCCTAAACTGAAATTTATTGGTAATATTTTTCACTacagatacaatttttaaaaatcaatacatgGTATTGATTACGTCTTCACGATaaataggagaaagaaaaggaaaataatctatTTCAAAATGTAACAGCTTCAGTAGACCTAACAAAGGTCTCAGAGTCAAACCTTTACGCAGAATCACTGAGACCCGGCAGCCCCGAATCCAGACCGACGCGGGTGTGCTAGACTGGCTACTCACCCATCCGGATTGCATTGCGgcttttaatgtgattttttccaAACAGAGCAAGGTCTGATCTCCTTTTGGTGTTAACAGTAGTTAGATATCTGGAAAATTCAGTGTATACTAAAGCAGTGCAAAAGATAGTGTACAGGAAAATGGGATTAGGTGTTTCCACCTAAAGGAAAGGTGGGACATTCCAAAGTCATGCCAACGGTCATCAAGTCTTTGTCGGGTGGACCATCCTATGCATCGTGGGATCTCTGTTAAAACCGAGTCCCATCCAGTGAATACCCATGGGCACGTCGGTCCCCCTACCCCAACGCGGTCGTGCCACAGCTGGCCCCACAATGTCCTCTAGAGGGCAGAACTGCCTCCACTGAAAACCATCTAGTTTGTCAGATTTCTCTAGTGTCTGTGCTTTAGTTGCCATCCCTTCGGGAAGCAGTtccattatggaaaataatgctAAGGAATTCAGAAAGTTCACGTTTGCAAACCTCCCTTCCTTAGCAAGGTGCTCCAATCCATCAAGTTAATGGGCAGTAAGTTGTTTAAAATTAGGGAGACATTGTGTCCTCAGTGTAACATGGCACTCAGCGACACTGAATCAAACCACAGCCCCACCTACTTGTTGCCATATAGTGCATGTCTTTGGACTTCTCTCTGAAAGATATGTGGCTAAGAGTACTTACAAACCCAGGGTAATGAGGCCATCCTGCAGCAGATTTCCAGAAATCGTccattcagcaagcatttattggaCACCACCAATGGAGGCACCGGGCTAGGGGTTGGGAGTATCAAGATGAGTAAAACGCAGGTCTGATCCAGAGAGCCACTATGTTCACGCACTCAGGCATGGCTGCAAGTCCTTGTGACAAGGTGTTACAGACGCGCTGTAAGAGAAGCATGTTATCTTTCTTGCTTTCTAGGAGCGCAGTCATGTAAGGGGAAAGGAACCTAACAAACCAACACTTAGAATTCATTCTGGTAACTGAGATGATAGGGGACACATAGACTGCCTTGGCAACACCTCACTCACCTGGAGGGGACGAGATTGGACCTGAGCCTCCGGATGAATGGGAGGTGAGTGAGAAagactgggtgggggagggagagaccagTGCTGGGAATGAGGGGAAGAGCATATTAAGCAAAGAACTGGTAGAAAGGCACGGAGGCACCCACCAGCATAAATAAACAAGGAACAATCTGGAAACTAGACAAAGAATTCCAAGCGTGAGTGTGGAGAGATGGTCAGGGTCAGTATTCGAGATCTTGAAAACCATGGTGGTCAGACCAAATGCAAGGGAG encodes:
- the SHISA3 gene encoding protein shisa-3 homolog encodes the protein MGALLALWLLLGWLCWSPAGAQQSGEYCHGWVDVQGNYHEGFQCPEDFDTLDATICCGSCALRYCCAAADARLEQGSCTNDRGELEHPGVTAQPVYVPFLIVGSIFIAFIILGSLVAIYCCTCLRPKEPSQQPIRFSLRSYQTETLPMILTSTSLRAPSRQSSTATSSSSTGGSIRRFSFARAEPGCLVPSPPPPYTTGHPIHLTQPSGFLVSPQYFAYPLQQEPPLPGKSCPDFSSS